The following coding sequences lie in one Megalodesulfovibrio gigas DSM 1382 = ATCC 19364 genomic window:
- a CDS encoding EAL domain-containing protein, whose amino-acid sequence MRHSRLFRRTLAFMVTVFGVMALASSLISGIHISNELQKEYASKALALAVSLAESDMYTLLQQDVIVVQSRIDTCLEIEGVAYVLVADEHGRVLAHTVAPGPSPAVLAEVASFAAIAPGQGTSRVVELKRGILPLDGSPARTSIHAVWPILHGLGGAVHVGMDKASIHGHFWSAFLAQQVVILGLFLASAAAAWLFVRSISRPLIRLSEYSNRVAAHDFSVLLEQVVDLKAQDEVGELARSMRSMAGELAQHIEILSHKAQSATDELEDALAYLSAIINSMPNGLLVVDSRGIITRFNKAFLGMLQLDERLVLGRPCMEVLGARPTQELGLLGRGAPPDACSVGAGPNFAVKEIELAQPGRTLPVEVSTVCLRLHEDRAILCVFRDITERKQNYEISRRAQEDLERKVEERTRELSHANALLKLEAAERSMVGEALRKAEARYRSIFEKAVEGIFQISTEGRYLAANPALARIFGYDSPDEFMTAVAMAPERHFVDPESHREFLRRIEVFGQIKEFQTRIKRVDGVLVWISSNGHKVTDRTGETLYFEGSVEDMTVRREMENALRQQAFHDPLTGLPNRMLFQDHLQLALERSKRRRDYLFAVLYMDLDRFKVINDSLGHETGDELLKAVARNLEVCVRATDTVARFGGDEFAILLEEIDAPREAVKIARRILEEVAQPLMLSGHEVFTTASMGIVLVTDGYERPDSILRDADTAMYKAKEQGKARFKVFNQKMHEQALRIMELESELRRAVERREIQVYYQPIVDLARQRIHGFEALSRWIHPRHGFIPPSEFIPLAEDTGLIAPLGAEVLRTACTTLLAWHQLFMANGLTEEADLPRMSVNISGKQFLQPSLVGEIQAILAETGLDPQYLTLEITENVLMINAEGAGSMLAKLKRLGVCVSMDDFGTGYSSLSYLRQFPIDHIKIDRGFVSSCDEDAESFAIIKTVLSLGAALGMEVVAEGVETVGQLGLLVDKGCQYGQGYLFSRPLPPEEMKAFIMQHMTSPHAAFDELTRQR is encoded by the coding sequence ATGAGACATTCACGACTGTTCCGCAGAACCCTGGCGTTCATGGTCACCGTATTCGGGGTCATGGCCCTGGCAAGTTCCCTCATCTCCGGCATCCACATCAGCAACGAGCTGCAGAAAGAGTACGCCAGCAAGGCCCTGGCCCTGGCCGTGAGCCTGGCGGAATCGGACATGTACACCTTGCTGCAGCAAGACGTCATTGTGGTGCAGAGCCGCATTGACACGTGTCTGGAAATCGAAGGCGTGGCGTATGTGCTGGTGGCGGACGAACACGGCCGGGTGCTGGCCCACACCGTGGCGCCCGGGCCGTCGCCGGCTGTGCTGGCAGAGGTGGCCTCCTTCGCTGCCATTGCGCCAGGGCAGGGGACGTCCAGGGTGGTGGAGCTCAAGCGAGGCATCCTTCCCCTGGATGGCAGCCCGGCCCGGACCTCCATCCACGCCGTGTGGCCCATCCTGCACGGGCTGGGCGGCGCGGTGCACGTGGGCATGGATAAAGCCAGCATCCACGGGCATTTCTGGAGCGCGTTCCTGGCCCAGCAGGTGGTCATTCTGGGCTTGTTCCTGGCCAGCGCGGCGGCGGCGTGGCTGTTTGTGCGGTCCATTTCCCGGCCGCTGATCCGGTTGTCGGAGTACTCCAACCGGGTGGCGGCGCACGATTTTTCCGTGCTGCTGGAACAGGTGGTGGACCTGAAGGCCCAGGACGAGGTGGGCGAGCTGGCCCGTTCCATGCGCAGCATGGCCGGGGAACTGGCCCAGCACATCGAAATCCTGTCCCACAAGGCCCAGTCCGCCACGGACGAGCTGGAAGACGCCCTGGCTTACCTGTCCGCCATCATCAATTCCATGCCCAACGGTCTGCTGGTGGTGGATTCCCGCGGCATCATCACCCGGTTCAACAAGGCGTTTCTGGGCATGCTGCAGCTGGATGAACGCCTCGTGCTGGGCCGGCCGTGCATGGAGGTGCTGGGGGCCAGACCCACCCAGGAGCTGGGGCTGCTGGGGCGGGGCGCCCCGCCCGACGCCTGCAGCGTGGGAGCCGGCCCCAATTTTGCCGTCAAGGAGATCGAGCTGGCGCAGCCCGGTCGGACCCTGCCGGTGGAGGTCTCCACCGTCTGCCTGCGCCTGCACGAGGATCGGGCCATCCTGTGTGTGTTCCGGGACATCACCGAGCGCAAGCAGAATTACGAGATCTCCCGCCGGGCCCAGGAAGACCTGGAGCGCAAGGTGGAGGAGCGCACCCGCGAGCTTTCCCACGCCAACGCCCTGCTCAAGCTGGAGGCTGCCGAACGCAGCATGGTGGGCGAGGCCCTGCGCAAGGCTGAGGCCCGTTACCGCTCCATCTTTGAAAAGGCGGTGGAAGGCATTTTTCAGATTTCCACGGAAGGCCGCTACCTGGCTGCCAACCCGGCCCTGGCCCGCATTTTCGGGTACGACTCGCCCGACGAATTCATGACCGCCGTGGCCATGGCGCCAGAGCGCCACTTTGTGGATCCCGAATCCCACCGCGAATTCCTGCGCCGCATCGAAGTCTTCGGCCAGATCAAGGAGTTCCAGACCCGCATCAAACGGGTGGATGGCGTCCTGGTCTGGATCTCCTCCAACGGGCACAAGGTCACGGACCGCACCGGCGAGACCCTGTACTTCGAGGGCTCCGTGGAAGACATGACCGTGCGCCGGGAAATGGAAAACGCCCTGCGCCAGCAGGCGTTCCACGATCCCCTGACCGGCCTGCCCAACCGCATGCTCTTCCAGGATCATCTGCAGCTGGCCCTGGAGCGCTCCAAACGCCGGCGCGACTACCTCTTTGCCGTGCTGTACATGGATCTGGACCGCTTCAAGGTCATCAACGATTCCCTGGGTCATGAAACCGGCGACGAGCTGCTCAAGGCTGTGGCCCGCAATCTGGAAGTGTGCGTCCGCGCCACGGACACCGTGGCCCGCTTCGGCGGCGACGAGTTCGCCATCCTGCTGGAAGAAATCGACGCCCCGCGCGAGGCCGTCAAGATCGCCCGGCGCATCCTGGAGGAGGTGGCCCAGCCGCTCATGCTGTCCGGGCATGAGGTCTTCACCACCGCCTCCATGGGCATCGTGCTGGTGACTGACGGCTACGAGCGGCCGGATTCCATCCTGCGCGACGCAGACACCGCCATGTACAAGGCCAAGGAGCAGGGCAAGGCCCGGTTCAAGGTCTTCAATCAAAAGATGCACGAGCAGGCCCTGCGCATCATGGAGCTGGAATCCGAGCTGCGTCGGGCCGTGGAGCGTCGCGAAATCCAGGTGTACTATCAACCCATCGTGGATCTGGCCCGCCAGCGCATCCACGGCTTCGAGGCGCTCTCGCGCTGGATTCATCCCCGCCACGGCTTCATTCCGCCCTCGGAATTCATCCCCCTTGCCGAGGATACCGGACTCATCGCCCCCCTGGGCGCGGAAGTGCTGCGCACGGCCTGCACCACGCTGCTGGCCTGGCATCAGTTGTTTATGGCCAATGGCCTGACGGAAGAGGCAGACCTGCCGCGCATGAGCGTGAACATTTCCGGCAAGCAGTTCCTGCAGCCTTCCCTGGTGGGCGAGATCCAGGCCATCCTGGCGGAAACCGGACTCGATCCACAATATCTGACCCTTGAGATCACGGAAAACGTGCTGATGATCAACGCCGAGGGCGCAGGCAGCATGCTGGCCAAGCTCAAACGGCTGGGGGTGTGCGTGTCCATGGACGACTTTGGCACGGGATACTCCTCCCTGTCCTACTTGCGTCAGTTCCCCATCGATCATATTAAAATAGATCGCGGCTTCGTCAGCTCCTGCGACGAGGACGCGGAAAGCTTCGCCATCATCAAGACGGTGCTCTCCCTGGGCGCCGCCCTGGGCATGGAAGTGGTGGCCGAGGGCGTGGAAACCGTGGGCCAGCTGGGCCTGCTGGTGGACAAGGGCTGCCAGTATGGCCAGGGCTACCTCTTCTCCCGGCCCCTGCCTCCGGAGGAGATGAAGGCCTTCATTATGCAGCACATGACGTCTCCCCACGCCGCGTTTGACGAGTTGACGCGCCAGCGCTAA
- a CDS encoding AsmA family protein, producing MEATLQSEPYAVPDSSDAGFRPDAPRGRPVRRALLVGSCALALAVATLVTGVALWLALLNPTTHRDEIAAWLSKGLGRQVTVHGGVHLAVFPWLGLHLGQLAVADADGVSRFADARAAVVQVRLWPLLTQGDVELDRIVLMEPVLHLKRDARGACNWEDLLTLGDVASVPEEQGFSPGTLRWRGVSIVNGLLLFDDALRGQQVRLSGVHCITGEGTSFDIALQCHAESSRFGAGSLEVQGHCRVDVTDGNVLLDNATLAFQGSILPDGVSGPAAVPLTLRTGLLLDTAASRLEFRQARLGIAGEQVAADVQFEGLSAPALRIAGVVSREAVAGGASSVLWETVAARAAFEWQPERLTLRDIALSTRHSALAGNATLTLGASPALATQLDVSRLNVDELIAVGGGGAFAMDQVDQALASLANGTLPGAPAPFDGLRVQAGVRIAELTMGGRRLQRTSAEASLDRAGLALRLAMEEGCGGPVSGEGTLTPKGLALSLQAGSLQLARCPELKGVLGNALVHAGGVTLGVNATASGTSPEAWADTWDVAAAVAVTNGASDWDRIRQWFDAAPSTTQTVGQQAGTFTALHLQLKAAAGTRSRSAVTRTAQAEASVTLKGLRMEAAAPVDAAIRVSGTATLDPRTWALQTLSGVQLDTAAALPAGLAGKTATSATLKARGEWDLLKNRLQLASFQLKAHGSQATGSLSARLGETPVIQGQTSIAPVTLASLWPVLGIAPPNPKDPTAFTRAELATEWKLEGSRLSLSNLKTRLDDTTVGGDLSFVLGANGPTAWRFHLQADQLNLNRYFSASASATAKPWDGKFLQSLQGKGSLYCKTFELYDIVFSDVAMNLEGLPGQLRMEPFTATLAGGRMQATLALLADKKRPGLELQVGADISDFDLHTVADALGVGERLGGRTTLRFRLHSSGTSRAEHFQRLGGTASLQVANGFYGYYRTIKSDSTPTPTNEQLIKRPPASPAQGAKPAPPVRERAVINIVAAAGAMQFDQGMIRNNDFRMTSEQFTAIGAGWLDIPRETMEYVLQIYPGLFPSFPVYIRGPVEDPDVDDSQGGSLAAAVGELTGKVFRTVLDVLVLPLRTLENIKP from the coding sequence ATGGAGGCGACTCTGCAGTCTGAGCCGTACGCTGTTCCTGATTCGTCCGATGCGGGATTTCGCCCCGATGCCCCCCGCGGCCGGCCTGTGCGCCGTGCGCTGCTGGTGGGCAGTTGCGCCCTGGCCCTGGCCGTGGCCACGCTGGTCACGGGCGTGGCGTTGTGGCTGGCCCTGCTGAATCCCACCACGCACCGCGACGAGATCGCCGCCTGGCTCTCCAAGGGCCTGGGGCGGCAGGTGACCGTGCATGGCGGGGTGCATCTGGCGGTCTTCCCCTGGCTCGGCCTGCATCTCGGGCAGTTGGCCGTGGCCGATGCGGACGGCGTCTCCCGCTTTGCCGACGCCCGCGCCGCGGTGGTGCAGGTGCGGCTGTGGCCGCTGCTCACCCAGGGCGACGTGGAGCTGGATCGCATCGTGCTCATGGAGCCGGTGCTGCATCTCAAGCGCGATGCCCGGGGCGCGTGCAACTGGGAAGACCTGCTGACCCTGGGCGATGTCGCGTCCGTCCCGGAGGAGCAAGGCTTTTCCCCTGGCACCCTGCGCTGGCGGGGGGTGAGCATCGTCAACGGGCTGCTGCTTTTCGACGATGCCTTGCGCGGCCAGCAGGTGCGCCTCTCCGGTGTCCATTGCATCACCGGCGAGGGCACGTCCTTTGACATTGCCTTGCAATGCCACGCGGAAAGCTCCCGCTTCGGGGCTGGCTCGCTGGAGGTGCAGGGCCATTGCCGGGTGGATGTGACTGACGGCAACGTGCTGCTGGACAACGCCACCCTGGCGTTTCAGGGATCGATTCTTCCTGATGGTGTGTCCGGTCCTGCTGCCGTGCCCCTGACCCTGCGCACCGGCCTGTTGCTGGACACCGCCGCCTCGCGCCTGGAGTTCCGGCAGGCCCGGCTCGGCATCGCCGGGGAACAGGTGGCGGCGGATGTCCAATTCGAGGGGCTGAGCGCGCCGGCGCTGCGCATTGCCGGCGTCGTGTCCCGCGAGGCTGTGGCGGGCGGCGCGTCGTCCGTGCTGTGGGAAACCGTAGCCGCCCGGGCCGCCTTTGAGTGGCAGCCGGAACGACTGACGCTGCGCGACATTGCCCTGAGCACCCGGCATTCCGCCCTGGCCGGCAATGCCACCCTGACCCTGGGGGCCTCGCCGGCCCTTGCCACGCAACTGGACGTCTCGCGGTTGAATGTGGACGAGCTGATTGCCGTCGGCGGGGGAGGGGCGTTTGCCATGGATCAGGTGGATCAGGCCCTGGCGTCCCTGGCCAACGGCACCCTGCCCGGTGCGCCAGCGCCCTTCGATGGCCTGCGCGTACAGGCGGGGGTGCGCATTGCAGAATTGACCATGGGGGGACGTCGGCTGCAGCGGACGTCGGCCGAGGCCTCCCTGGATCGCGCCGGCCTGGCCTTGCGTCTGGCGATGGAGGAGGGGTGCGGCGGTCCCGTGAGCGGCGAGGGGACCCTCACTCCCAAGGGGCTGGCTCTCTCGCTGCAGGCAGGATCGTTGCAACTGGCCCGCTGTCCGGAACTCAAAGGGGTGCTGGGCAATGCCCTGGTGCACGCCGGGGGGGTGACCCTGGGAGTCAACGCCACTGCTTCCGGCACATCGCCAGAAGCCTGGGCCGATACCTGGGATGTCGCCGCTGCCGTGGCCGTGACCAATGGCGCCAGCGACTGGGATCGCATCCGGCAATGGTTCGACGCCGCCCCGAGCACCACCCAGACCGTCGGGCAGCAGGCCGGCACCTTCACGGCGCTGCATCTGCAGCTCAAGGCGGCCGCAGGCACGCGCAGCCGGTCCGCCGTTACCCGCACGGCGCAGGCCGAGGCCAGTGTGACGCTCAAGGGACTGCGCATGGAGGCCGCCGCGCCGGTGGATGCCGCCATCCGCGTCTCGGGCACGGCGACGTTGGATCCCCGTACCTGGGCGCTGCAAACCCTCTCCGGTGTGCAGCTCGATACGGCAGCCGCATTGCCGGCGGGGCTGGCTGGCAAGACGGCCACCTCCGCGACGCTCAAAGCCCGGGGGGAATGGGACCTGCTCAAGAATCGTCTGCAACTGGCTTCCTTCCAGCTCAAGGCTCACGGCTCCCAGGCCACGGGCAGTCTGTCCGCCCGTCTTGGCGAGACGCCGGTGATACAGGGACAGACAAGCATCGCGCCCGTCACCCTGGCCTCCTTGTGGCCGGTTCTGGGTATCGCGCCTCCGAATCCCAAGGACCCCACTGCGTTCACCCGGGCCGAACTGGCGACGGAGTGGAAGTTGGAAGGCTCGCGCCTGTCGCTGTCCAATCTGAAAACCCGGCTGGACGACACAACCGTCGGCGGGGATCTGTCCTTTGTCCTGGGCGCCAACGGCCCCACGGCCTGGCGGTTTCATCTGCAGGCGGATCAGCTCAATTTGAATCGCTATTTTTCCGCCTCCGCTTCGGCGACGGCCAAGCCATGGGACGGGAAGTTCCTGCAGTCGTTGCAGGGCAAGGGGTCCTTGTATTGCAAGACATTCGAACTGTACGATATAGTGTTTTCTGATGTCGCCATGAATCTGGAGGGCCTGCCCGGCCAGTTGCGGATGGAGCCGTTTACCGCCACCCTGGCCGGCGGACGGATGCAGGCCACCCTGGCGCTTCTGGCGGATAAAAAGCGCCCGGGCCTGGAGTTGCAGGTGGGTGCAGATATTTCAGATTTCGATCTGCATACCGTGGCGGACGCCCTGGGGGTCGGCGAACGGCTGGGTGGCAGGACGACCCTGCGGTTTCGGCTGCATAGCAGCGGGACCTCCCGCGCCGAACATTTTCAGCGGCTGGGCGGCACGGCCTCCCTGCAGGTGGCCAATGGATTTTACGGCTATTATCGCACCATCAAGTCCGACTCCACCCCGACGCCGACGAACGAACAGCTCATCAAGCGGCCGCCGGCGTCTCCGGCGCAGGGGGCCAAGCCGGCCCCGCCAGTCAGGGAGCGGGCGGTGATCAACATCGTTGCCGCAGCCGGCGCCATGCAGTTCGATCAGGGCATGATCCGCAACAACGACTTCCGCATGACCAGCGAGCAGTTCACGGCCATCGGCGCCGGCTGGCTGGACATCCCCCGCGAGACCATGGAGTACGTGTTGCAGATCTATCCCGGCTTGTTCCCGTCCTTCCCGGTCTACATCCGCGGACCGGTGGAAGACCCGGACGTGGACGACAGCCAGGGCGGCTCCCTGGCTGCGGCCGTGGGCGAGCTGACAGGAAAGGTATTCCGCACCGTGCTTGATGTGCTGGTGCTGCCCCTGCGCACCCTGGAGAATATCAAGCCCTGA
- a CDS encoding DMT family transporter, producing MAWGWLLLAAVCEVAWAVGLKWTDGFSKAGPTVCVVAAMVASMLFLGLAAKTLPLSVAYPIWTGVGVLGVSLFGMLLLQEPASVGKVLCILLICAGAAGLKLLET from the coding sequence ATGGCCTGGGGCTGGTTGCTGCTTGCCGCCGTGTGTGAAGTGGCATGGGCTGTCGGATTGAAATGGACGGACGGATTTTCCAAGGCCGGCCCCACGGTGTGTGTGGTGGCGGCCATGGTCGCCAGCATGCTCTTTCTGGGCCTGGCGGCAAAAACCCTGCCCCTGAGCGTGGCCTATCCCATCTGGACGGGGGTGGGCGTGCTGGGCGTGAGCCTGTTCGGCATGCTCCTGCTCCAGGAGCCGGCCAGCGTCGGCAAGGTGCTGTGCATCCTGCTCATCTGCGCCGGCGCGGCAGGGCTCAAGCTGTTGGAAACGTAA
- a CDS encoding alginate O-acetyltransferase AlgX-related protein produces the protein MNVFFHRLRMVPVQGVATLALACGLPVALVLQCLDLSSHLDRLTTTMLAARPWLGMLHHAGLGFGVVAVVLLLVRCRRGIGWLLALRSWRPVLWGMFGACAAVGLASWTYAAVVYGDLGMTNLVFDSLLLIAWGVWGMALAMGTAWLTRHPRLSRPEQALGWTLGLLLIVEAACTVVDANHFTMAFVYTTEDQREFAMYREALRGEMFGYPFNSQGYYDKEFRPAQPGDCVVAWIADSFGVGVVPYPWNVATVAEDRLREAWQGTCNNTEVLNFSVPQMGMKGYVQVAEHEAAPYKPDFTVLCVYTCNDITVSDSTIRNHGYVQNWRLTQFFLRQFRPYVRPAPFFSLPFTRDPALPQRIDDMLDAPLPAPEHLFDPAKEKPTFSEEVHHARLVHRLRYLEPEKPSMRTQYRLFFQALDHFREVVGTPMLLVIEPDELQVDDAVWDSLMQGRNPARYVRDLPQQRILEYCRNTGLPVVDLLPVLREAQRTHGRVYHRQDTHWNALGNRVAGEEVARAIAAQYVPGAGKMLPQP, from the coding sequence GTGAACGTGTTTTTTCATCGGCTTCGCATGGTGCCCGTGCAGGGTGTGGCAACGCTTGCGCTGGCCTGTGGGCTGCCCGTGGCGCTGGTGCTGCAGTGCCTGGATCTTTCGAGCCATCTGGACAGATTGACCACCACCATGCTTGCCGCCCGGCCCTGGCTGGGGATGCTGCACCATGCCGGCCTGGGGTTTGGCGTGGTCGCCGTGGTGCTGCTGCTGGTACGCTGCCGGCGCGGGATCGGCTGGCTGCTGGCCCTGCGCAGTTGGCGGCCGGTCCTGTGGGGGATGTTCGGGGCATGCGCCGCCGTGGGACTCGCCAGTTGGACCTATGCCGCCGTGGTGTATGGCGATCTGGGCATGACCAACCTCGTCTTCGACAGCCTCCTGCTCATTGCCTGGGGCGTGTGGGGAATGGCGCTGGCGATGGGGACGGCCTGGCTGACCCGCCATCCCCGGCTTTCGCGCCCGGAACAGGCCCTGGGCTGGACGCTTGGCCTGCTGCTGATCGTGGAAGCTGCCTGCACCGTGGTGGATGCCAATCACTTCACCATGGCCTTTGTCTACACCACCGAGGACCAGCGCGAATTCGCCATGTATCGCGAGGCCCTGCGCGGCGAGATGTTCGGCTATCCCTTCAATTCCCAAGGCTATTACGACAAGGAATTCCGGCCTGCGCAGCCGGGTGACTGCGTGGTGGCCTGGATTGCGGATTCCTTTGGCGTGGGTGTGGTGCCATACCCCTGGAATGTGGCCACCGTGGCGGAGGACCGCCTGCGCGAAGCCTGGCAGGGGACGTGCAACAATACGGAAGTCCTGAATTTTTCCGTGCCGCAGATGGGCATGAAGGGCTACGTGCAGGTGGCCGAGCACGAGGCCGCACCGTACAAGCCGGACTTCACCGTCTTGTGCGTGTACACCTGCAACGACATCACGGTGTCCGATTCCACCATCCGAAACCATGGCTACGTGCAGAACTGGCGGCTCACGCAGTTTTTCCTGCGGCAGTTTCGGCCGTATGTCCGGCCGGCGCCGTTCTTCTCCCTGCCATTCACGCGGGATCCTGCGCTGCCGCAACGCATTGACGACATGCTGGATGCCCCATTGCCCGCGCCTGAGCACCTGTTTGATCCGGCCAAGGAAAAACCGACCTTCAGCGAGGAGGTGCACCACGCCCGGCTGGTGCATCGGCTGCGGTATCTGGAGCCGGAAAAGCCCTCCATGCGCACACAGTACCGGTTGTTTTTCCAGGCGCTGGACCATTTTCGGGAGGTGGTCGGCACGCCCATGCTCCTGGTGATCGAGCCGGACGAGCTGCAGGTGGACGACGCCGTGTGGGACTCCCTGATGCAGGGCCGCAATCCGGCGCGCTACGTGCGCGACCTGCCCCAGCAACGCATTCTGGAGTATTGCCGCAACACTGGGTTGCCCGTGGTGGATCTGTTGCCCGTGCTGCGGGAGGCGCAGCGCACCCACGGCCGGGTGTACCACCGGCAAGATACGCATTGGAACGCCCTGGGCAACCGGGTGGCTGGGGAGGAGGTGGCCCGGGCCATTGCCGCCCAGTACGTCCCGGGAGCGGGAAAGATGCTTCCGCAGCCGTAG
- a CDS encoding ABC transporter substrate-binding protein — MSAPFTGPARGLGFEFYRGALAAFQEERRQHPYALPPVHLQCRDDRYNPLETLRNTIRFLEDNVFCLFGYVGTPTTLRVLPLLARNESSAMTLLFPFTGSSALRTGPYAGQLAHMRASYLDEAEALVEQAVATGRRRIAVFYQADSFGRSGWESVRQALARRGLDIYAEAAYLRDDSMDSEYTAAVARIAPAGKEPPDAIVCVGLYCPTAGFIRDARKAGLQSLMVTMSIVDSDNLLLHLRREGERTGMDLTRNLVGVQVVPSYEDQRLPAVRAYRQAMERVAAPSPVPDRAEDYTPLRYSMVGLEGYLAAQLLLEALRRMDKDIRPERLREVLRTMDDFDLGINAPLHVSASALVGVQQVYFTEFQKDRVVPLQQWPGFAP, encoded by the coding sequence ATGTCCGCCCCGTTCACCGGCCCGGCGCGGGGCCTGGGATTCGAGTTTTACCGTGGCGCCCTGGCCGCCTTTCAGGAAGAACGCCGCCAGCACCCCTACGCCCTGCCTCCGGTGCACCTGCAGTGTCGGGACGACCGGTACAATCCGCTGGAGACCCTGCGCAACACCATTAGATTTCTGGAAGACAACGTGTTCTGCCTGTTCGGGTACGTGGGCACGCCCACCACGTTGCGCGTGCTGCCCCTGCTGGCCCGCAACGAATCTTCCGCCATGACGCTGCTGTTTCCGTTCACCGGCTCGTCCGCACTGCGCACGGGGCCGTATGCCGGACAGCTTGCGCACATGCGGGCCTCGTATCTCGATGAGGCCGAGGCCCTGGTGGAACAGGCGGTGGCCACGGGACGTCGCCGCATTGCTGTGTTTTATCAGGCAGACAGTTTTGGCCGCAGCGGGTGGGAGAGCGTGCGTCAGGCCCTGGCCCGGCGGGGGCTGGACATCTACGCCGAGGCCGCCTACCTGCGCGACGACAGCATGGATTCCGAATACACCGCCGCCGTGGCGCGCATTGCCCCGGCCGGCAAGGAACCGCCGGACGCCATCGTGTGCGTGGGGCTGTATTGTCCCACGGCGGGCTTCATCCGCGATGCCCGCAAGGCCGGGCTGCAGTCGCTCATGGTTACCATGTCCATCGTGGATTCGGACAATCTGCTGTTGCATCTGCGCCGGGAAGGGGAGCGGACGGGGATGGATCTCACGCGCAATCTCGTTGGTGTGCAGGTGGTGCCGAGCTATGAGGACCAACGGCTGCCGGCAGTGCGCGCCTATCGGCAGGCCATGGAGCGCGTGGCGGCGCCTTCGCCCGTGCCGGATCGGGCCGAGGATTATACGCCCCTCCGGTACAGCATGGTGGGGCTTGAAGGCTACCTGGCGGCGCAGCTGCTGCTGGAGGCCCTGCGACGCATGGACAAGGACATCCGCCCCGAACGACTGCGGGAAGTGCTCCGCACCATGGATGACTTCGATCTGGGCATCAATGCCCCGCTGCACGTCTCCGCCAGCGCCCTTGTGGGTGTGCAGCAGGTGTATTTCACGGAATTCCAGAAGGACCGCGTGGTGCCTCTGCAACAGTGGCCCGGGTTCGCTCCATGA